CGTGATCCGGCGCGTACCGGCAGGCGTCCGCCCCCCCGTACTCCACCTGCAACGTGGCGTGCTCGATGCCGAACTCATCGTGCAGTTCGTGTTGCACCTGGGTGTAGAAGGTGTCGTTTGGGATGCCCCGGGGCATGACCAAATGCACGGTCAGAGCCGTCTCGGTGGTACTCATGCCCCAGACGTGCAGGTCATGGACCTCGACCACGCCGGGGAGAGCGGCGAGGTACGCCTTGATCGCCCCCGGGTCCACTCCTTCCGGTACGGCGTCCAGCGAGAGGTTGACGCTCTCGCGCAGCAGGCCCCAGGTGCCCAGCAGGATCACGGCGGCCACCAGCAGGCTGATCGTGGGATCGAGCCACAGCCAACCCGTGAAGGCGATCAGTGCCCCGGCGATCACCACGCCCAGCGACACCAGGGCATCGGCGGCCATATGCTGAAAGGCGCTGCGGAGATTGAGGTCGTGCTTGCTGCCGGAAGCGAACAGGTACGCGGTGACGGCGTTGATCACGATGCCGACCGCCGCGACCCACATGACGGTGCCCGCCGCGACGGGTTCAGGGTGGCCGAAGCGGCGGACGGCTTCCACCAGGAGGGCGCCAACCGCCATGAACAGCAGGACCGCGTTGGCCAGGGAGGCAAGGATACTGCTGCGCCGCAGACCGTAGGTGTAGCGTGCCGAGGGTTTGCGCCTGGCCAGGACGTAGGCACCCCAGGAGATCAGCAGGCCCAGCACGTCCGAGGCGTTGTGTCCCGCGTCCGCGACCAGGGCCAGGGAACGGGACAGGAACCCGGAGGTGAGTTCCAGCAGGACGAAGGCGACGTTCAGCGTAATGCCGACAGCGAAGGCGCGGCCGTAGTTGGCGGGGCCGTGTGAGTGGCCATGATGGGCGTGGGTCATTCCCGGTGCCTTTGCAGGGGAGTGGTCTGGGCGATGTGGGTGAACTGCACGGCGGCGAGCACGGCGAGGGCGATCAGGCCGCCGATCAGGAAGGCGTGCGAGGTGAAGCGCGACCCTAGGAACCCGGCCAGCGGATACGCGAAGGCCCACCAGAGGTGACTCCAGGCGAAGTGCGCCCCGTACACCCGGCCCTGCGCGGCCTCCTCGGTGCGTTCGGCGAGGAGGGTCTCGGTGGGCAGGTTCACCCAGTTCTGGCCCACACCGGCGAGCAGCCAGAAGCCCATCAGCGGCGCGAGCGTCACGAGGTCGCCTGGCAGGATCGCCAGAGCCGTGACGAGAGCGCCCAGCAGGATGAAGCGAGTGCGCGGCCAGCGCTTTCCGACCAACCCGACGACGAGGGAGGCGAGGGTCGCGCCCAGCCCGTAGGTGGCCATCACCCAGCCGTAGGGCGCTTCCCCGAGTTGGAGGCCGCTCCGCACCCGCGTCACCGTCTCCACTAGGATCAGCGCCCCGGCAATAGCCGCGACCAGTTCCATCAAGAGGGCGAAGCGGATGGGTGGGTCCCGCCACAGCCGGGCGGTGCCGTCCCGCACGTCCGCCCAGGTCTCGCCCTGCACCTTGCCCCGCTGCGCCCGCAGGGCAGGCAGGGTCAGAATCAGCAGGCCCGAGAGCAGGAAACTCGCGGCGTCGATGAAGAACAGCTCCCGGCCGCCGACCCAGGCGGCGACCAGACCGGCAAGGCCGGGACCGGCGATCCCGATGAGTTCCGTGG
This DNA window, taken from Deinococcus carri, encodes the following:
- a CDS encoding cation diffusion facilitator family transporter; this translates as MTHAHHGHSHGPANYGRAFAVGITLNVAFVLLELTSGFLSRSLALVADAGHNASDVLGLLISWGAYVLARRKPSARYTYGLRRSSILASLANAVLLFMAVGALLVEAVRRFGHPEPVAAGTVMWVAAVGIVINAVTAYLFASGSKHDLNLRSAFQHMAADALVSLGVVIAGALIAFTGWLWLDPTISLLVAAVILLGTWGLLRESVNLSLDAVPEGVDPGAIKAYLAALPGVVEVHDLHVWGMSTTETALTVHLVMPRGIPNDTFYTQVQHELHDEFGIEHATLQVEYGGADACRYAPDHVV
- a CDS encoding MFS transporter translates to MNAPPLFGALRNSRFARLYAAQTVSQVGDALTWVGLALLAYQLTGGQDAAPVLGLALTLRVAAFVLFSPLAGVVADRVNRKWLLVGCDFGRMAVIGLMPFVHATWQVYVLMFLLNALTAFFTPTNQATVPLVVGREDSGQAFALSSATTELIGIAGPGLAGLVAAWVGGRELFFIDAASFLLSGLLILTLPALRAQRGKVQGETWADVRDGTARLWRDPPIRFALLMELVAAIAGALILVETVTRVRSGLQLGEAPYGWVMATYGLGATLASLVVGLVGKRWPRTRFILLGALVTALAILPGDLVTLAPLMGFWLLAGVGQNWVNLPTETLLAERTEEAAQGRVYGAHFAWSHLWWAFAYPLAGFLGSRFTSHAFLIGGLIALAVLAAVQFTHIAQTTPLQRHRE